The following are encoded in a window of Roseimaritima ulvae genomic DNA:
- a CDS encoding carboxypeptidase-like regulatory domain-containing protein — protein MRTTVARWMTYVAVVALLTPALAPGQTLLAPGGSLPEGSADRQLVVRQWVRASETGQLRGTLVRPVAEGQPRAIGRAQIAMARATGPVLLTHSNETGAFTVADVQPGVYAFAAFSSQDSAFAIYALHVVPRNAAGSERFPESVTISASSIDADTVHSAMARYLPPVPPGTAAPTLGAPEFGGLNGSTLNGDAAVVYQRRGGMDGRIWLAGSAGAQLPIAANINVFLYQGGDEVARTATATDGRFRLDNLPAGQYDVLAVGPGGIAALGFQLLPGDAAAGPEAIPGIRAASHRDQGNVRLASALMNLPRNQSFDLQLAPVIEAAESLRALIEEQLRLAQGGAAGGGVGGGGGGGGGGGGGDLLGLAGLAAGLAALADDGGDVLPPGAASNAVPAP, from the coding sequence ATGCGTACGACGGTTGCTCGATGGATGACTTATGTCGCCGTGGTGGCTCTGCTCACCCCGGCGCTGGCGCCGGGTCAAACCTTGCTCGCCCCCGGCGGATCGCTACCTGAAGGTTCTGCCGATCGGCAGTTGGTGGTGCGGCAATGGGTCCGAGCCTCCGAGACCGGGCAGTTGCGCGGCACGTTGGTGCGACCGGTTGCCGAGGGACAACCGCGAGCGATCGGACGTGCTCAAATCGCCATGGCACGCGCCACCGGCCCCGTACTGTTGACGCACTCCAATGAGACCGGCGCGTTCACGGTCGCCGACGTCCAACCCGGCGTTTACGCTTTCGCCGCGTTCAGCAGTCAAGACTCTGCGTTTGCCATTTATGCCCTGCACGTGGTTCCTCGCAACGCGGCGGGCAGCGAGCGTTTCCCTGAGTCGGTCACCATATCCGCCTCCTCGATTGATGCCGACACAGTGCACTCGGCGATGGCCCGCTACCTTCCGCCGGTGCCGCCCGGTACGGCAGCGCCCACATTGGGAGCCCCCGAATTTGGTGGACTCAACGGCAGCACGCTTAATGGCGACGCCGCCGTCGTCTACCAGCGCAGGGGCGGCATGGACGGCAGGATTTGGTTGGCCGGATCCGCCGGAGCTCAGCTGCCCATCGCCGCCAACATCAATGTGTTCCTGTATCAGGGAGGCGACGAAGTGGCGCGCACCGCAACGGCTACGGATGGCCGCTTCCGTCTGGATAACCTACCTGCCGGACAGTATGACGTGCTGGCGGTGGGCCCCGGTGGGATTGCCGCGCTGGGATTTCAGTTGCTGCCTGGCGATGCCGCTGCCGGCCCCGAGGCGATTCCCGGGATCCGAGCGGCCAGCCATCGCGACCAGGGCAACGTCCGCTTGGCCAGTGCCCTCATGAACCTGCCGAGAAACCAATCCTTTGATCTTCAGCTGGCTCCGGTCATCGAAGCGGCCGAGAGCTTGCGGGCGTTGATCGAAGAGCAGTTGCGGCTGGCCCAAGGCGGCGCGGCAGGCGGTGGCGTGGGCGGCGGCGGAGGTGGAGGCGGCGGAGGCGGTGGAGGTGACCTGCTGGGCTTGGCCGGATTAGCAGCCGGCTTGGCCGCACTGGCTGACGACGGTGGCGACGTCCTACCTCCCGGCGCAGCCAGCAACGCCGTTCCGGCGCCGTAA
- a CDS encoding phenylacetate--CoA ligase family protein, translating into MSTVQTKVDEARQLLDEHTLKMVHWHFSEDTGSPFWLGKKSELKFDPLTEVKSFDDLKKFPLFEDDWLRGGPIRRWVPKGLAGKPVYVFETGGTTGVPKSRAVVEDHWKDYELFSHTLPDEYFPKGSNWLMLGPSGPRRLRLAVEHLAQYRDGICFCIDLDPRWVVKMLKKGWMDQVEEYKKHCIDQAVTILTANHDVKCMFTTPKLLEALGEALEEQGSSIAEAGITGIFSGGTEFTPQWTRYAVEELLGGPPEEGGVYMTPTYGNTLMGLACSKPVTAAEGYKISYYAPQPRAVTEVVEMEDHTQVVGYGETGRVKLYTLTDEFFVPGFLERDEGEREEPFDTYPWDGVSGVRPYHKLASGTTVGVY; encoded by the coding sequence ATGAGCACCGTTCAGACGAAAGTCGACGAAGCGCGCCAGCTGCTGGATGAACACACCCTGAAAATGGTGCATTGGCACTTTAGCGAAGACACCGGCAGCCCGTTTTGGTTGGGCAAAAAGAGCGAGTTAAAGTTTGACCCGCTGACGGAAGTCAAATCCTTCGACGACCTGAAGAAATTTCCGCTGTTCGAAGACGACTGGTTGCGTGGCGGACCGATCCGTCGCTGGGTTCCCAAGGGCTTGGCCGGCAAGCCGGTGTATGTGTTTGAAACCGGCGGCACGACCGGAGTCCCGAAGAGCCGGGCCGTGGTGGAAGACCACTGGAAGGACTACGAACTGTTCTCCCATACCCTGCCCGACGAATATTTCCCCAAAGGCTCCAACTGGTTGATGCTCGGGCCCAGCGGCCCGCGACGGTTGCGTCTGGCCGTGGAGCATCTTGCTCAGTACCGCGACGGTATCTGCTTCTGCATTGACCTGGACCCTCGCTGGGTGGTGAAGATGCTGAAGAAAGGCTGGATGGACCAAGTCGAAGAATACAAGAAACATTGCATCGATCAGGCCGTGACCATTTTGACGGCCAACCATGACGTCAAGTGCATGTTTACCACGCCCAAGTTGCTGGAAGCGTTGGGTGAAGCGTTGGAAGAGCAGGGCAGCAGCATCGCCGAAGCGGGGATCACCGGGATCTTCTCCGGCGGCACCGAATTCACGCCGCAGTGGACACGTTATGCCGTGGAAGAACTGCTTGGCGGACCGCCCGAAGAAGGTGGCGTGTACATGACGCCCACCTACGGCAACACCCTGATGGGGCTGGCCTGCAGCAAACCGGTCACGGCCGCCGAAGGCTACAAAATCAGCTATTATGCTCCGCAGCCCCGAGCGGTTACCGAAGTCGTCGAAATGGAAGACCACACCCAGGTGGTCGGCTATGGCGAAACGGGCCGCGTCAAGCTGTACACGCTGACGGACGAATTTTTCGTGCCCGGGTTTTTGGAACGCGATGAAGGCGAACGCGAAGAACCGTTTGACACCTATCCCTGGGACGGGGTCAGCGGCGTGCGTCCCTACCACAAACTAGCCAGCGGCACGACCGTTGGCGTTTACTAG